In a genomic window of Nodosilinea sp. E11:
- a CDS encoding TraX family protein, with product MSSYHIKLLAAITMLIDHIGVVFFPDVDWLRMVGRISFPLFVWLLVQGEAHTRDIGRYGLRLAVLGLVSQPIYQLTFRATELNILFELLVGLVCLRLVRHFPQLQLAIWLGGAGLSELLPMGYGSYGIALVALTAYFRPQALWWLAWVGFHLLWAWLAGPFQLLAIAVPLIFLLANGDRGPKARWFYAFYPGHLALLWLIRQGLAG from the coding sequence TTGAGCAGCTACCACATCAAGCTTTTAGCGGCGATCACCATGCTGATCGATCATATCGGTGTGGTGTTTTTCCCCGATGTAGACTGGCTACGGATGGTTGGTCGGATTAGCTTTCCGCTGTTTGTTTGGCTATTGGTGCAGGGAGAAGCCCATACCCGAGATATTGGGCGCTATGGCCTCAGGCTGGCGGTGCTGGGGCTGGTGTCTCAGCCTATTTATCAACTGACCTTTAGGGCGACTGAGTTAAACATTTTGTTTGAGCTGCTGGTGGGGCTGGTGTGTCTGCGGTTAGTCCGCCATTTTCCTCAGCTCCAGCTTGCTATTTGGTTGGGTGGGGCAGGGCTGAGTGAGCTATTGCCCATGGGCTACGGTAGTTATGGCATTGCATTAGTGGCGCTGACTGCTTACTTTCGTCCCCAGGCGCTCTGGTGGCTGGCTTGGGTTGGGTTTCATCTACTCTGGGCCTGGCTAGCGGGGCCATTTCAACTGCTGGCGATCGCAGTCCCTTTGATCTTTTTGCTGGCCAACGGCGATCGCGGCCCCAAGGCACGATGGTTTTATGCATTTTACCCCGGTCATTTGGCTCTGCTATGGCTCATTCGGCAAGGGCTAGCAGGTTAA
- a CDS encoding anthranilate phosphoribosyltransferase family protein, with the protein MSNEFRDLLKLVGSGSHTSRALTRAEAAAATAMMLTQTATPAQIGAFMIAHRIKRPTAEELAGILDAYADLGPTLPAIADGRRALVLSCPYDGRSRTAPVTPITALVLAAAGVPVVLHGGDRMPTKEGIPLIELWSQLGVNLRPHSLEQAHTLLNRTGIGFVYLPQHFPTAHGLVPYREQIGKRPPLATVELLWSPYAGPHTLVMGFVHPPTEEFAQGSFALRSQTDWITVKGLEGSCDLARGRTAIVGVNHLGQSERLLLHPRDYGFEGDDVELGDETTLGDRLLDALSGHTSELAKTALWNAGFYLWQAGVASSLDAGLAAAQTSISSGQALAKLTDLRQRAAELSQTLTYSHS; encoded by the coding sequence ATGAGTAACGAATTTCGGGATTTGCTCAAACTAGTTGGCAGCGGTAGCCATACCTCCAGGGCGCTAACCCGCGCCGAGGCCGCCGCCGCTACCGCCATGATGCTGACCCAGACCGCAACCCCGGCTCAGATCGGCGCGTTTATGATTGCCCATCGCATCAAACGCCCTACCGCTGAGGAGCTAGCGGGGATTCTCGATGCCTACGCAGATCTGGGGCCAACCCTGCCTGCGATCGCCGATGGTCGCCGCGCCCTGGTGCTCAGCTGCCCCTACGATGGGCGATCGCGCACTGCCCCGGTTACCCCCATCACGGCTTTAGTGCTGGCGGCGGCGGGGGTGCCGGTAGTGCTGCACGGCGGCGATCGCATGCCGACTAAAGAAGGTATTCCGCTGATTGAGCTGTGGAGCCAGTTGGGGGTTAACCTGCGCCCCCATAGCCTAGAGCAAGCCCATACCCTGCTCAACCGCACCGGTATTGGCTTTGTCTACCTGCCCCAGCACTTTCCTACAGCCCACGGGTTAGTGCCCTACCGTGAGCAAATCGGCAAACGACCTCCCCTCGCCACGGTAGAACTGCTGTGGTCGCCCTACGCTGGCCCACACACGTTGGTGATGGGGTTTGTGCACCCCCCCACCGAAGAGTTTGCCCAGGGCAGCTTTGCCCTGCGGAGCCAAACCGATTGGATCACCGTCAAGGGGCTAGAGGGCAGCTGCGATCTGGCGCGGGGCCGCACGGCGATCGTCGGCGTCAACCACTTGGGGCAGTCTGAACGGCTGCTGCTGCACCCCCGCGACTACGGCTTTGAGGGCGACGATGTGGAACTGGGCGATGAGACAACCCTGGGCGATCGCCTGCTGGATGCCCTCTCGGGCCACACCTCAGAACTGGCCAAAACCGCCCTGTGGAATGCTGGATTTTACCTGTGGCAGGCAGGGGTTGCTAGTTCCCTCGACGCTGGTTTGGCCGCAGCGCAAACCTCGATCTCAAGCGGCCAAGCCTTGGCCAAGCTGACAGACCTGCGCCAACGGGCCGCTGAGCTTAGTCAAACCCTGACCTACAGCCACAGCTAG
- a CDS encoding ferredoxin--nitrite reductase, giving the protein MTTSIDTANTTANTKLNKFEQFKADKDGLLVKHDLDRFAQLGWEAVDDTDLTHRLKWLGIFFRPVTPGKFMLRLRLPNGLLTGYKARTLADIIQRYGEDGSADITTRQNLQLRGILLEDIPDIFRRMQAAGLTSVQSGMDNVRNITGSPVAGLDADELIDTQGLVRKVQDMITANGEGNPAFTNLPRKFNIAIEGGRDNSIHAEINDIAFVPAYREGVLGFNVVVGGFFSARRCEAAIPLNAWVPPDDSVVELCRAILEVYRDHGPRVNRQKARLMWLIDEWGMDQFRAAVETAYGQPLLSAAPTDEMDWDKRDHIGVYRQKQVGLNYVGLHVPVGRLQASDLFDLARLAEVYGSGELRLTVEQNVIIPNVPDSRLPVLLQEPLLEKFSIAPSALTRSLVSCTGSQFCNFALVETKQRALALALALDAELALSQSVRIHWTGCPNSCGQPQVADIGLMGTKVRKDGKTVEGVDIFMGGKVGKEAHLGEKVQQGIPCDELHGVLRSLLIDNFGARPRDAAETHNGIRVTAD; this is encoded by the coding sequence GTGACCACTTCTATAGACACGGCCAACACAACGGCCAACACTAAACTCAACAAATTTGAACAGTTTAAGGCCGACAAAGACGGTTTGCTGGTCAAGCACGATCTCGATCGCTTTGCCCAGCTAGGGTGGGAAGCTGTAGACGATACAGACCTCACCCACCGGCTGAAGTGGTTGGGCATTTTCTTTCGCCCGGTGACGCCCGGCAAGTTTATGCTGCGGCTGCGGTTGCCCAATGGGCTGCTGACCGGCTACAAGGCGCGCACTCTGGCCGATATTATCCAGCGCTACGGCGAAGATGGCAGCGCCGACATTACCACCCGGCAAAACCTCCAGCTGCGGGGCATTTTGCTCGAAGACATTCCCGACATCTTTCGCCGCATGCAGGCCGCTGGCCTCACCTCCGTTCAGTCGGGCATGGACAACGTGCGCAATATTACCGGGTCGCCCGTGGCGGGGCTCGATGCCGACGAGCTGATCGACACCCAGGGCTTGGTGCGCAAGGTGCAAGACATGATCACCGCTAACGGCGAGGGCAACCCGGCCTTTACCAACCTGCCCCGCAAGTTCAATATCGCCATTGAAGGGGGCCGCGATAACTCCATTCACGCCGAAATTAACGATATTGCCTTTGTGCCCGCCTACCGAGAAGGTGTACTGGGCTTCAACGTTGTGGTGGGGGGCTTTTTCTCGGCCCGGCGCTGTGAAGCCGCCATACCGCTCAACGCCTGGGTACCGCCTGACGATAGCGTGGTCGAGCTGTGCCGCGCCATTCTTGAGGTCTACCGCGACCATGGCCCTCGGGTGAACCGGCAAAAGGCGCGGTTGATGTGGCTGATCGATGAGTGGGGGATGGACCAATTTCGCGCCGCCGTCGAAACCGCCTACGGCCAGCCCCTGCTATCTGCGGCACCCACGGACGAAATGGATTGGGATAAGCGCGACCACATCGGTGTCTATCGCCAAAAGCAGGTGGGCCTTAACTACGTGGGGCTGCATGTGCCGGTCGGGCGCTTGCAGGCCAGCGACCTGTTCGACCTGGCCCGCCTAGCGGAGGTCTACGGCAGCGGCGAACTGCGTCTGACGGTGGAGCAGAACGTGATTATTCCCAACGTGCCCGACTCGCGGCTGCCGGTGCTGCTGCAAGAGCCGCTGCTGGAGAAATTTTCGATCGCCCCCTCGGCCCTGACGCGATCGCTGGTCTCCTGCACCGGGTCACAGTTCTGCAACTTTGCCCTAGTCGAAACCAAGCAGCGGGCTCTGGCCCTGGCCCTAGCCCTCGACGCCGAGCTTGCGCTCAGTCAGTCGGTGCGCATTCACTGGACGGGTTGCCCCAACTCCTGTGGTCAGCCTCAGGTGGCCGATATTGGCTTGATGGGCACCAAGGTGCGCAAGGATGGCAAGACCGTCGAAGGGGTCGATATCTTTATGGGCGGTAAGGTCGGTAAAGAAGCTCATCTGGGCGAAAAGGTGCAGCAGGGTATTCCCTGTGATGAGCTGCACGGTGTGCTGCGATCGCTGCTCATCGACAATTTCGGTGCCCGACCCAGAGACGCTGCCGAGACCCACAATGGCATCAGGGTAACGGCGGACTAA
- a CDS encoding DUF4236 domain-containing protein, translating into MGFRFRKKIKLLPGLSLNLSKSGISTSLKAGAVSWNSRTQKTSVNLPGPFSYHTNPGLLKKSDLVELAKHHNLKGYSKLNKQELIELLRQNGISM; encoded by the coding sequence ATGGGGTTTAGATTTAGAAAGAAAATTAAGCTACTGCCAGGATTATCTCTAAATCTGTCAAAATCGGGAATTTCAACCAGCCTTAAAGCAGGAGCAGTAAGCTGGAACTCGAGAACTCAAAAAACATCAGTGAATTTGCCAGGGCCATTTTCTTATCACACCAATCCTGGATTACTTAAAAAGTCAGACTTGGTAGAACTAGCAAAGCATCACAATCTTAAAGGCTACTCAAAACTGAATAAGCAAGAACTCATAGAACTTTTACGTCAAAACGGAATATCCATGTAA
- a CDS encoding HEAT repeat domain-containing protein, whose product MSPFDQPLLPQSIADREAGPATTASSAVTGLCTGDFHDRWDQARQVASLGAAALADLLTILQDDDQDWEARWFAARTLGDLRQPEVIAGLIETFATTEDDDLRQAVAAALTQIGPPAIAALGQQLAQPALRPIAVQALARIHHPDTIPLLLMAMEDERSPVRATALDALGSYADPLTLPAMEQGLVDPAVPVRLAAIRGLLSLRQHLDHDPMVQHLTPRLHDADHSVAQQAIYGLGRLPSLAATQALLAILQTSTLPTDRQIWAVQALIWQSTAPALDGLIAAWATLGEPVRLALVPRLTTLSPDLRAQATSALVDWLRAVPTTPAHSPLRRHLVLTLGQLGTVNLESTLQALLQDPDSGVRLHAEAALRQLATAPA is encoded by the coding sequence TTGTCCCCCTTTGATCAGCCTTTGTTGCCTCAGTCGATCGCCGATCGCGAGGCTGGCCCTGCCACCACCGCCAGCTCGGCGGTAACCGGTCTCTGTACCGGAGACTTTCACGATCGCTGGGATCAGGCTCGCCAGGTAGCTAGCCTGGGGGCTGCCGCCCTAGCCGACCTGCTCACCATTCTGCAAGACGACGACCAAGACTGGGAGGCTCGCTGGTTTGCAGCCCGCACCCTGGGCGACCTGAGACAGCCAGAGGTGATTGCCGGGCTGATCGAAACTTTTGCCACCACCGAGGACGATGACCTGCGCCAGGCCGTGGCAGCAGCACTGACCCAAATTGGCCCGCCCGCGATCGCCGCCCTCGGCCAGCAGCTCGCTCAACCCGCCCTGCGGCCCATCGCGGTGCAGGCGTTAGCCCGCATTCATCATCCCGACACTATTCCCCTCCTGCTGATGGCGATGGAGGACGAGCGATCGCCCGTGCGGGCCACAGCCCTCGATGCCCTGGGCAGCTATGCTGACCCGCTCACCCTGCCTGCCATGGAGCAGGGATTAGTCGATCCAGCCGTGCCGGTGCGTCTAGCCGCCATTCGAGGCCTCTTGAGTCTGCGGCAACACCTCGACCATGACCCTATGGTTCAGCACTTAACGCCCCGGCTGCACGATGCAGATCACAGCGTTGCCCAGCAGGCGATCTATGGCCTGGGGCGACTGCCCTCGCTGGCTGCGACCCAGGCCTTGTTGGCGATTCTACAGACCTCTACCCTGCCCACGGACCGTCAAATCTGGGCGGTGCAGGCCCTGATCTGGCAGAGCACGGCTCCGGCCCTCGATGGCCTGATTGCCGCCTGGGCAACCCTGGGTGAGCCGGTGCGTCTGGCCCTGGTGCCGCGACTCACGACCCTGTCTCCCGACCTCAGAGCCCAGGCGACTTCGGCCCTGGTAGATTGGTTGCGCGCTGTGCCAACTACCCCAGCCCACAGCCCCCTGCGGCGACATCTGGTGCTAACCCTAGGCCAACTGGGCACTGTCAACCTAGAGTCAACCCTGCAAGCGCTGCTGCAAGACCCCGATTCGGGGGTGCGGCTCCACGCTGAAGCCGCTCTGCGCCAGTTGGCCACGGCTCCAGCCTAG
- a CDS encoding nitrate reductase yields MTDPAKTLCPYCGVGCGLEVLPPAQPNRPTNRDAAGNPLWQTRGDRAHPSSQGMVCVKGATVAESLDRDRLKYPMLRASLDDPFERVSWDVALEAIVSRIQTVRQTLGADSLCVYGSGQFQTEDYYVAQKLVKGCLGTNNFDANSRLCMSSAVAGYIQSFGSDGPPCCYADLEATDCAFLIGTNAAECHPIVFNRLRKYHKRHSHVKLIVVDPRHTDTAKAADLHLAIRPGTDITLLNGIGHLLLRWGALDPEFIDGCTEGFAAYTEVLRHYEPEMVAERCGITVADLETAARTWSKAKAVLSLWSMGLNQSSEGTAKVRALINLHLMTGNVGRPGAGPFSLTGQPNAMGGREAGGLSHILPGYRLVKNADHRRQVEDFWHLPAGQISATPGLTVGEMMLALEHQQVGLLWIAATNPAVSLPDLNRTKAALRRSPFTVYQDAYYPTETAEFAHLLLPAAQWGEKTGTMTNSERVVTLCSAFRSPPGEARPDWEIFAEVGRRLGFADQFAFADSAAVHREFAQLTRSRPCDITGVSHDRLAALGPIQWPCPDPETPSTAADRYDKRLYTRGIFNTPNGRARFAALHSNGLAEPPDDQYPFVLTTGRLYGHWHTQTRTGRIEKIQKMHPAAFLEINPRDAQQLKVQGGEWVEVRSQRGSARLPLLVTQNIRRGTLFVPMHWGSLWAEGAECNALTHPIACPVSGQPELKACAVQVVPLGRLTPEQAAAPTALPQALESSILSAAPTP; encoded by the coding sequence ATGACCGATCCGGCTAAAACCTTGTGTCCTTACTGCGGCGTGGGTTGCGGCTTGGAAGTCTTACCTCCGGCCCAGCCTAACCGCCCTACCAACCGCGATGCGGCGGGTAACCCTCTGTGGCAGACGCGGGGCGATCGCGCCCATCCCTCCAGCCAGGGCATGGTATGTGTGAAGGGGGCCACCGTGGCCGAGTCCCTCGATCGCGATCGGCTCAAGTACCCAATGCTGCGGGCATCGCTAGACGACCCCTTCGAGCGGGTGAGTTGGGATGTGGCCTTAGAGGCGATCGTCAGCCGCATTCAGACCGTGCGCCAGACTTTGGGGGCCGACAGTCTTTGCGTCTACGGCTCGGGCCAGTTTCAAACCGAAGACTACTATGTGGCCCAAAAGTTGGTGAAGGGCTGCCTGGGCACCAATAACTTCGATGCCAACTCGCGGTTGTGTATGTCGTCGGCGGTAGCAGGGTACATTCAGAGCTTCGGTAGCGATGGGCCACCCTGCTGCTATGCCGACCTAGAAGCCACTGACTGCGCCTTTTTAATTGGCACCAATGCCGCCGAATGCCACCCGATTGTGTTTAACCGGCTGCGCAAGTACCACAAGCGCCATAGCCACGTAAAGCTGATTGTGGTTGATCCTCGCCACACCGATACCGCCAAGGCTGCCGACCTGCACTTAGCTATTCGCCCTGGCACCGACATTACCCTGCTCAACGGCATCGGCCACCTGCTGCTGCGCTGGGGTGCCCTCGACCCTGAGTTTATCGACGGCTGCACCGAAGGTTTTGCCGCCTACACCGAGGTGCTGCGCCACTACGAGCCGGAGATGGTGGCCGAGCGCTGTGGCATTACCGTAGCCGATCTCGAAACGGCTGCCCGCACTTGGTCTAAGGCCAAGGCCGTGCTGTCGCTGTGGTCGATGGGGTTGAACCAATCCTCCGAGGGTACCGCCAAAGTTCGCGCCCTGATCAACCTGCATCTCATGACCGGTAACGTGGGTCGACCGGGGGCGGGGCCGTTTTCCCTCACCGGACAGCCCAATGCTATGGGGGGGCGCGAGGCTGGGGGGCTTTCCCATATTCTGCCCGGCTATCGTCTGGTCAAAAATGCCGACCATCGCCGCCAGGTCGAAGACTTCTGGCACCTGCCCGCCGGTCAGATCTCCGCCACCCCCGGTCTAACCGTGGGCGAGATGATGCTGGCCCTAGAGCACCAGCAGGTGGGCCTGCTGTGGATTGCGGCCACCAACCCAGCGGTCAGTCTGCCCGACCTCAACCGCACCAAAGCTGCCCTGCGGCGATCGCCCTTTACCGTCTACCAAGACGCCTACTACCCTACCGAAACCGCCGAATTTGCCCACCTGTTGTTGCCCGCCGCCCAGTGGGGCGAGAAGACCGGCACTATGACCAACTCTGAGCGGGTGGTCACCCTCTGCTCTGCCTTTCGGTCGCCCCCAGGTGAGGCCCGCCCTGACTGGGAAATTTTTGCTGAGGTGGGTCGCCGCCTGGGCTTTGCCGACCAGTTTGCCTTTGCCGACAGCGCTGCGGTCCATCGCGAGTTTGCTCAGCTCACCCGCAGTCGGCCCTGCGACATCACAGGCGTCAGCCACGATCGTCTAGCGGCCCTTGGCCCGATCCAGTGGCCTTGCCCCGATCCCGAAACGCCCTCCACGGCGGCTGATCGATACGACAAACGCCTCTACACACGAGGTATCTTCAACACCCCCAATGGCCGCGCCCGTTTCGCGGCCCTGCACTCTAACGGTCTGGCCGAACCGCCCGATGACCAATATCCCTTTGTGCTCACCACCGGGCGACTCTACGGCCACTGGCATACCCAAACCCGCACCGGTCGCATCGAAAAAATTCAAAAAATGCACCCCGCTGCGTTTCTAGAGATCAACCCCCGCGATGCCCAGCAGCTCAAAGTGCAGGGGGGTGAATGGGTGGAGGTGCGATCGCAGCGAGGTAGCGCCCGCCTACCGCTGCTGGTCACCCAAAACATTCGCCGGGGCACGCTGTTTGTGCCGATGCACTGGGGCAGTCTGTGGGCCGAGGGGGCCGAGTGCAACGCCCTCACCCACCCCATCGCCTGTCCAGTCTCAGGCCAGCCCGAGCTGAAAGCCTGTGCTGTGCAGGTGGTGCCCCTGGGTCGCCTCACTCCAGAGCAGGCTGCGGCTCCTACAGCTTTACCCCAAGCCCTAGAATCGTCTATTCTCTCAGCAGCACCCACCCCCTGA
- a CDS encoding S-layer homology domain-containing protein, translated as MTHPNWVKLARLGSLAAVLATFTLGSAAAIAQTAGPIQNFDWLKDEALLDQALDAAHTKDDDDDDDDDDIESGEVIYQRRTTTTTTTVNQVSFSDISTNYWASDFVYRLSAIRVVSGFPGGNFLPNNNLTKAQYAAMIAQAFDRPATRQVVTLRNVSRSYWAYSAIQKAYSMGFLDISNGAFDTNGTMTRLDMLVMLARGLNITEVTSGQSVDSLLSIFSDANQIPSQYRVIIAALVERGILVNYPNLTELNLFRVVSRSEACGFVYQAMAYMGKVEAIQSAYIVNSTNFSSLSETITTTQTTTESTTTETGVVNVVDDDDDDDDDDRRNRRNCNQGIGNGPEGCDPGNSRPHGGSNDEGGRTPGNR; from the coding sequence ATGACTCACCCTAATTGGGTTAAACTAGCGCGTCTAGGATCACTTGCGGCTGTTTTAGCCACCTTTACTTTGGGCAGTGCAGCCGCGATCGCCCAGACCGCCGGCCCCATCCAAAATTTTGACTGGCTCAAAGATGAAGCCCTGCTAGACCAGGCCCTCGATGCAGCTCACACCAAAGACGACGATGATGACGATGATGACGACGACATAGAATCGGGCGAAGTTATCTACCAACGCCGCACTACGACCACCACCACGACCGTCAACCAGGTCAGCTTTAGCGATATTTCCACCAATTATTGGGCCAGCGACTTTGTCTATCGCCTGTCTGCGATTAGAGTAGTCAGTGGTTTTCCCGGCGGCAACTTCTTACCGAACAACAACCTCACCAAAGCCCAATACGCCGCCATGATTGCCCAGGCGTTTGATCGGCCTGCCACTCGTCAAGTCGTTACCCTGCGCAATGTCTCCCGCAGTTACTGGGCCTACAGTGCGATTCAAAAAGCCTACAGCATGGGCTTTCTAGATATATCCAACGGGGCTTTTGACACCAACGGCACTATGACCCGGCTAGATATGCTGGTGATGCTCGCTAGAGGGTTAAATATTACCGAAGTTACCTCGGGGCAGTCGGTAGACAGCCTATTGAGCATCTTTAGCGACGCCAATCAAATCCCCAGCCAGTATCGCGTCATCATCGCAGCCTTGGTAGAGCGAGGTATTTTAGTCAACTATCCCAACCTCACCGAGCTAAATCTCTTTAGGGTGGTTTCGCGTTCTGAAGCCTGTGGTTTTGTCTACCAGGCAATGGCCTATATGGGCAAAGTTGAAGCAATTCAGTCGGCTTACATCGTCAACAGCACCAACTTTTCTAGCCTGAGCGAAACCATCACCACCACTCAAACCACTACTGAGTCCACCACCACCGAAACCGGCGTGGTCAATGTGGTTGATGACGATGACGATGACGATGATGACGACAGACGCAACCGACGCAACTGTAACCAGGGTATCGGCAACGGCCCCGAAGGCTGCGACCCCGGCAACTCGCGCCCCCACGGTGGCAGCAATGATGAGGGTGGTCGAACCCCCGGCAACCGCTAA
- a CDS encoding LysR family transcriptional regulator, with the protein MRVEQLQAFLSVAETGSFQAAAQQCQVTQSTVSRQVQALEAELDAPLFHRGAQAKLTVAGERLLPKARRICQDWMQVSREIADLMAGKQPELCVAAIQSVCATVLPPVLQRFCAEYPQVQLRVTALGSDRSLKVLRDGLVDLAIVMDNPRLTTQPEMVVTPLFEEPVEVLMAADHDLACQPAIAWESLSRFPQIIFKDGYGMQRLVQQQFQDRGATFTPAMELNTLDAFRGVVRQGNFLALLPRSALADSYTDPSLAVRPTEAPVLTRSVVLVTTRDRLVIPPIQRFHDLVQSLATPVRSRPAAVSYS; encoded by the coding sequence ATGCGCGTAGAGCAGCTCCAGGCATTTTTATCGGTGGCAGAAACCGGCAGTTTTCAGGCGGCGGCTCAGCAATGCCAGGTAACTCAATCTACCGTTAGCCGACAGGTTCAAGCCCTAGAGGCCGAACTAGATGCCCCTTTGTTTCATCGCGGAGCCCAGGCCAAGCTCACCGTCGCCGGAGAGCGGCTGCTGCCTAAAGCCCGGCGAATTTGCCAAGACTGGATGCAGGTATCTAGAGAAATTGCCGACCTAATGGCGGGCAAACAGCCTGAGCTATGCGTGGCGGCGATTCAGTCGGTCTGCGCTACGGTGCTGCCACCGGTGCTCCAGCGGTTTTGTGCCGAGTATCCCCAGGTGCAGCTGCGGGTGACGGCCCTGGGCAGCGATCGCTCCCTCAAAGTGCTGCGCGACGGCCTGGTCGACCTGGCGATTGTGATGGATAACCCACGCCTCACCACCCAACCCGAAATGGTGGTCACCCCGCTGTTCGAAGAACCTGTGGAAGTGTTGATGGCCGCCGATCACGACCTGGCCTGCCAGCCTGCGATCGCCTGGGAATCGCTGTCTCGATTTCCGCAGATCATCTTCAAAGACGGCTACGGCATGCAGCGGCTGGTGCAGCAGCAGTTTCAGGACCGGGGGGCAACCTTCACCCCGGCAATGGAGTTAAATACTCTAGATGCCTTTCGAGGCGTCGTGCGCCAGGGTAACTTTTTGGCCCTGCTGCCCCGCTCGGCCCTAGCAGACTCCTACACTGACCCCAGCCTGGCGGTGCGCCCCACCGAAGCGCCAGTGCTGACTCGGTCGGTGGTGCTGGTGACCACCCGCGATCGCCTCGTCATCCCACCCATTCAGCGATTTCACGATCTGGTGCAGAGCCTGGCAACGCCGGTCCGTTCTAGACCGGCGGCGGTATCTTACAGTTAG
- a CDS encoding MarC family protein, whose protein sequence is MPIVLPLFAKAFLTLFVVIDPVGLAPLYLALVSDRTEAEQSQIATRAVVVSAVILLVFGLTGAYVLHNLGISLQAFQIAAGFLLFKIALDMIFVQQERETEAEVEEAETKQDVSVFPLAIPLIAGPGSLASILVLSRESSNYYLGLSVVLAAAAAVLVLCYLFLLLSRPLAKVLGQIGINVVTRVLGVLLAALAVQYMLDGLLSLLQLPPAQAFGLDTPASGS, encoded by the coding sequence ATGCCGATTGTTTTGCCGCTATTTGCCAAAGCCTTTCTCACCCTGTTTGTCGTAATTGACCCAGTGGGGTTAGCGCCTTTGTATCTGGCCTTAGTGAGCGATCGCACCGAGGCCGAGCAAAGCCAAATTGCCACACGGGCCGTAGTGGTGTCGGCGGTTATTTTGCTGGTGTTTGGGCTGACGGGGGCCTACGTGCTGCACAACCTGGGCATTAGCCTGCAAGCCTTTCAGATTGCGGCAGGGTTCTTGCTGTTCAAAATTGCCCTAGACATGATTTTTGTACAGCAGGAGCGCGAAACCGAGGCCGAAGTCGAGGAAGCCGAGACCAAACAGGATGTGAGCGTGTTTCCGCTGGCGATACCGCTAATTGCCGGGCCGGGTAGCCTGGCCAGCATTTTGGTGCTGTCGCGGGAGTCAAGCAACTATTACCTGGGGCTGAGCGTGGTGCTGGCGGCGGCGGCGGCGGTTTTGGTGCTGTGCTACCTATTTTTGCTGCTGTCGCGGCCCCTGGCTAAGGTGCTGGGCCAAATTGGCATCAACGTGGTGACGCGGGTGCTGGGGGTACTGCTGGCGGCCCTGGCGGTGCAGTACATGCTCGATGGCTTGCTCAGTCTGCTGCAATTGCCGCCCGCCCAGGCCTTCGGCCTCGACACGCCAGCTTCTGGTTCCTGA
- a CDS encoding type II toxin-antitoxin system RelE/ParE family toxin → MSDAFSMRVEAAPTFRRNLRKLNKKYRSIQADVQPVIEKLEQGGCPGDRIPGLGYEVFKLRVRNRDIQKGKSGGYRLIYYLKTANSILLLTIYSKSEQDDITTEDIRQIIQEDL, encoded by the coding sequence ATGAGTGACGCTTTTTCTATGCGTGTTGAAGCGGCACCGACTTTTCGACGCAATCTTCGCAAGCTGAATAAAAAATATCGATCAATTCAGGCTGATGTGCAGCCTGTTATCGAGAAACTTGAGCAGGGAGGGTGTCCAGGCGATCGCATTCCAGGCTTAGGGTATGAGGTTTTCAAGCTGAGAGTGCGTAATCGTGACATACAAAAGGGCAAGAGCGGTGGCTATCGATTGATCTACTACTTAAAAACAGCCAACAGCATTCTTTTGCTGACTATTTACAGCAAATCTGAGCAAGACGACATTACAACTGAAGACATTAGGCAGATTATCCAGGAAGACTTGTAA